The DNA region TAGGCGATTTACTAAGCAGGGGAGGACGACACTTCGGAGGACCGACCTTTTCTGGGCGTCCTGATGATATTAGATTTAACCAGCGAGATAAAATTCTGGCCGCTTATCAGGCCTAATTCCAGTTGATATTCCATATCAGGCAGCACGATCAGATAATAATTACCCTGAACATTGCCAAGGTGCTCCGGCCTCGGTAACTCGATATCAGAGAATTCTTTCCGGAACAGGTTATGCGTCCTGAGAAGCCATTTGACCGCGGCGGGCTTTAGGTCGCGCAGCCTGAATATTTCCGGCACCATCTGGGTAGAGAGTTCCCAGTAGGCAAAGATGCATTCCGGGTCGCGAATTAAGGCGACCAGCACCGCCTGATTATAGGTGTCCGGCAGCGGCGGGCCGTAGTCCAGATAGATTGACGCCTGGTCCGGCTCAATATGTTTTTCCATACTTAGATGAATTTGACTCTCTTGGCAATCCGGACCTGCCACTTCTCCTGAGGTTTAAGATGGATTTCCCAGCCAGGCAATATTACGGATGACTGGTAAACCAGTTCAAAGCCGCCTTCGGACTGAGAAACGGTCTGGATCGGGAAATACCATATCCGGGACGGTTTAGTCAAGTCAAATGAGATGTCTATTTTCTGGAATAAATCCTGGATGCCGAATATTTTCTCATTAGCGGCCTCGCCCTGGCTGATGAGCGGCCCGAGGTTTTTATTACGGCTGCTATAGTAGAACCGGTCATGGGCATTGCCGGCTAACATCGAAAGATTAAACTCCACGGCAAACACGGCCTCAATCGGTTCCGGGCCGGTATTGGTTATTTCATAGTCCATCTGCAGGGATTTAGGGTCGTCGAAAGCAAAGGAGATATTTTTACTTACCTGTACTGGATATGATTTGCCGGCTTGTCGGACGAATCCGTCACGCGCGAACTTTATTGCGGCTTTCTTTAATGGGATTGAGGTTTTATACTCACCTGACAGGAAATCGCCTTGTTCCGCATAGTGGCAGCGGGCAAAACCATCCAGCGAAGTGTCTTTAGCGATAAAATGGTCCAGGCAGCTCTGCCTCGGGTAGTTGTCGTAATAGAGCAGGTTTTCCAGCCCCTTGGTCTTACTGATAACCAGGTCGTGGATGGTAGCGACATTGGTAACCGAGTTCTGTGCCTGGGCTTCAAGGATTTTCTTATGGTATGATTCCTGCCGGCGCCTGATGGTGGCGAGCGGATTAAATCTCTTGGGGATGACATCAAGTTCGTAGAGCGCGCCGCCCTGGGCCGGCTTGAAATAGCAGTTAAGGAACTCGTTGGAATAGCGGATTTCCGGATAGCCGTCATAGTCTAGGTCGGCGATCTCAAGTAAGACGTTATCGTGGTTCTGTGCTTTGCCGTTCGGTTTGGCAGGCGCAATCTGACGCAGTAGCTCTTCAGCCGCAATCAGGTGGTTATACATCGCGTGCCTGAGGTGGGGGAGATAGAACCCGCCGAATACGCCGTGCCAAAAGGCGTCATTGCCCTGGCCCCGGTAGAGTTCCAGTTGCGCCGGTGGCAGCGCGGCCTGCGACTTTTTATCCGGTTTCTTATCCGATAGCGATGCCAGCACCTGGCTCACCTGCATCATTTTTGAATACATCAGGTTGATTTCCGGATACTTGACGAAGAAGTTGCGCCAGAATCCGCCCGGATTCAGGGCGAATTCCGAAGGCGGCAGATGTTGTTTATAATCTTCATAGACCATTGAGGCCTCGTTTGACAGAACCCATTCGGTCATCTCGCGGTATGAGCCGGCCGGGATGTAGGCCTTGCCGACCGGCCTTGCCTTGTCAATCACCTCTGAAAAGGTGGTGATATTAATCCAGGGATTGGCGTTTAATGACTGCAGAAAGCGTTCCAACCAATTATTACCGTAGCAGTGCTCGTAGGTCTTGGGCCAGAGCCCGAATTTTTCGCCGTCGTCCGCATAGCAGATAACCGCGTTTGCGGATTTATTATTATGGTTAAACTGCGCCAGGTAGTTTATGCTCTCCTGCGGTTCTTTAAACGGAATGGAGTAGCGCAGTTTTTCCGGGATCGGGAAGATTCCCAGCGTATGTCCCTGGTCTTCGGTAATAAAGTAGCCGGTGAGTTCTTTGGATAAGAATCCGGCAGTCCTGAAATGGAAATCGTCCAGGATGGTGAATTCCACGCCGGCCTGAGCCAGAGGCTTAGTCAACGACTGTTCCCAGGCCCGTTCAGCCAGCCAGATACCGCGCGGGCGTTTGCCAAAGAGTTTGGCCAGATAATCGCTAAAGGCGGTAATCTGGCCGATTTTGTCGCGGTCCGTCAGCATGGTCAGGATTGGCTCATAGAAACCGCCCCCGATAATCTCCACTCGATCCTCCGAA from Planctomycetota bacterium includes:
- a CDS encoding DUF4912 domain-containing protein, whose translation is MEKHIEPDQASIYLDYGPPLPDTYNQAVLVALIRDPECIFAYWELSTQMVPEIFRLRDLKPAAVKWLLRTHNLFRKEFSDIELPRPEHLGNVQGNYYLIVLPDMEYQLELGLISGQNFISLVKSNIIRTPRKGRSSEVSSSPA
- a CDS encoding DUF1926 domain-containing protein; amino-acid sequence: MPVNFIFCVHNHQPVGNFDEVMESAYKQAYAPFIDVMDRFPQIRFCIHYTGPLLQYLERTHPRFISRLQKMVSEDRVEIIGGGFYEPILTMLTDRDKIGQITAFSDYLAKLFGKRPRGIWLAERAWEQSLTKPLAQAGVEFTILDDFHFRTAGFLSKELTGYFITEDQGHTLGIFPIPEKLRYSIPFKEPQESINYLAQFNHNNKSANAVICYADDGEKFGLWPKTYEHCYGNNWLERFLQSLNANPWINITTFSEVIDKARPVGKAYIPAGSYREMTEWVLSNEASMVYEDYKQHLPPSEFALNPGGFWRNFFVKYPEINLMYSKMMQVSQVLASLSDKKPDKKSQAALPPAQLELYRGQGNDAFWHGVFGGFYLPHLRHAMYNHLIAAEELLRQIAPAKPNGKAQNHDNVLLEIADLDYDGYPEIRYSNEFLNCYFKPAQGGALYELDVIPKRFNPLATIRRRQESYHKKILEAQAQNSVTNVATIHDLVISKTKGLENLLYYDNYPRQSCLDHFIAKDTSLDGFARCHYAEQGDFLSGEYKTSIPLKKAAIKFARDGFVRQAGKSYPVQVSKNISFAFDDPKSLQMDYEITNTGPEPIEAVFAVEFNLSMLAGNAHDRFYYSSRNKNLGPLISQGEAANEKIFGIQDLFQKIDISFDLTKPSRIWYFPIQTVSQSEGGFELVYQSSVILPGWEIHLKPQEKWQVRIAKRVKFI